From a single Micromonospora sp. WMMD1102 genomic region:
- a CDS encoding ATP-binding cassette domain-containing protein: protein MTEPLLRLDAISRDYGSRRVVDQVSIDIHPGARHALIGPNGAGKSTLINLVAGTLHPTTGRIHYAGCDIHRWPPHRRARAGIARTWQHPALATPLTALQNVLVAVPGQHPATIRPHPRAVIAAHTTLAQVGLTAYADTPAGQLAYGDQRRLEIAVALAGRPRLLLLDEPSAGLTRPEVAHLVDLIRDLPAEMAVLLVDHNLHLVTAACDTITVLHHGAQIATGTPAHVQADPEVRRIYLSQPSDDAEPADPAAGHDPGPATPAKPVLRVRHLHAGHHGATTLTDITLDLHPGRVTAVVGRNGAGKTTLINTVAGLHPATAPTDILLHDQQITGLSARRRARAGIGLVPQGRRLFAGLTVDEHLALPRPHRTRRHDRTPADVLALFPGLADRRRHRPHQLSGGEQQMLALARALLAAPAVLLLDEPSEGLAPAIIDTLALTIRTLATSGTGVLLAEQNLHLALRVADEIAVLDHGTIALHLSADEARTVPARLHDLLVIPAGSAP from the coding sequence ATGACCGAACCTCTGCTGCGGCTGGACGCCATCAGCCGCGACTATGGCAGCCGTCGCGTGGTCGACCAGGTCAGCATCGACATCCACCCCGGCGCCCGGCATGCCCTGATCGGCCCCAACGGCGCCGGCAAGTCCACTCTGATCAACCTCGTCGCCGGCACCCTCCACCCCACCACCGGCCGCATCCACTACGCCGGATGCGACATCCACCGCTGGCCACCGCACCGGCGGGCCCGCGCCGGCATCGCCCGCACCTGGCAACACCCCGCCCTCGCCACTCCACTTACCGCCCTACAGAACGTGCTGGTCGCCGTCCCCGGACAGCACCCGGCGACGATTCGCCCCCACCCTCGGGCGGTGATAGCCGCGCACACGACGCTGGCGCAGGTCGGCCTCACCGCGTACGCCGACACGCCCGCCGGCCAGCTCGCCTACGGCGACCAACGCCGCCTGGAAATCGCCGTCGCCCTCGCCGGCCGACCCCGGCTGCTGCTGCTCGACGAGCCGTCGGCCGGCCTCACCCGGCCCGAGGTCGCCCACCTGGTCGACCTGATCCGCGACCTACCGGCCGAGATGGCGGTGCTGCTCGTGGACCACAACCTGCATTTGGTCACCGCCGCCTGCGACACCATCACCGTGCTGCACCACGGCGCGCAGATCGCCACCGGCACCCCGGCCCACGTCCAGGCCGACCCCGAGGTCCGCCGCATCTACCTGTCCCAGCCCAGCGACGACGCCGAGCCCGCGGACCCGGCCGCCGGTCATGACCCCGGGCCGGCGACACCGGCCAAGCCGGTGCTGCGCGTGCGGCACCTGCACGCCGGCCACCACGGCGCCACCACGCTCACCGACATCACCCTCGACCTACACCCCGGACGGGTGACCGCCGTCGTCGGCCGCAATGGCGCCGGTAAGACCACCCTGATCAACACGGTTGCCGGCCTGCACCCGGCCACGGCACCCACCGACATCCTCCTGCACGATCAGCAGATCACCGGCCTGTCGGCCCGCCGCCGCGCCCGGGCGGGGATCGGTCTCGTACCCCAGGGCCGGCGCCTCTTCGCCGGCCTCACCGTCGATGAGCACCTCGCCCTGCCCCGACCGCATCGCACCCGTCGGCACGACCGGACACCAGCGGACGTCCTTGCCCTGTTCCCGGGGCTCGCCGACCGCCGCCGCCACCGGCCCCACCAGCTCTCCGGCGGGGAACAGCAGATGCTCGCCCTCGCCCGCGCGCTGCTCGCCGCACCCGCCGTGCTGCTCCTCGACGAGCCGTCCGAAGGACTCGCCCCCGCCATCATCGACACTCTCGCCCTGACCATCCGCACCCTCGCCACCTCGGGAACGGGGGTGCTATTGGCCGAGCAGAATCTCCACCTCGCGCTGCGGGTCGCCGATGAGATCGCCGTACTCGACCACGGCACCATCGCGCTGCATCTGTCCGCCGACGAAGCCCGCACCGTCCCCGCCCGTCTGCACGACCTGCTCGTCATCCCCGCCGGAAGCGCGCCATGA
- a CDS encoding tetratricopeptide repeat protein — translation MPNEPVANGCALAFVPQTCSHALLPVSLLRCRRCARQPVKIGSRDRVLYLCRPRCRRRPLDAYLLTDAVGRAVLRHTSTGLSRHASAPPPPDAVIARVEQVLQRVTVGETEEDFRLVWSLGPVPDIVAGLPLADLTERVRQLIDRGQLAAAADVLHTALSPVITSTTAPDNDRAQAAHLLAQLLVQTGQPNLGLRFADYARRAHRFLHGDDADATLSATHLLATAHRHAGNVEDAYRIFRRLTAELTALDGRDALRTLRAQANLAVVLHAKGQCTRAHTMLVDAVTTLQRAHPDETRVAGRMLAHLTAMQHACGQPAVPQDQKTNGVLNGAGRQALVPTITGHTCRSRR, via the coding sequence ATGCCGAACGAACCCGTGGCGAACGGCTGTGCTCTCGCGTTCGTCCCGCAGACGTGTTCGCACGCACTGCTGCCCGTCAGCCTGCTCCGTTGCCGCCGCTGCGCGCGGCAACCGGTCAAGATCGGCTCCCGGGACCGCGTCTTGTACCTGTGCCGGCCCCGGTGCCGGCGTCGACCGCTCGACGCCTACCTCCTCACCGACGCCGTCGGGCGGGCGGTACTGCGCCACACCTCCACCGGGCTGTCCCGACACGCCAGCGCCCCGCCACCGCCAGATGCCGTGATCGCCCGGGTAGAACAGGTCCTCCAACGCGTCACTGTCGGCGAGACCGAGGAGGACTTCCGCCTCGTCTGGTCACTCGGCCCGGTACCCGACATCGTCGCCGGTCTGCCGCTGGCCGACCTGACCGAACGGGTCCGCCAGCTGATCGACCGCGGGCAACTGGCCGCCGCTGCCGATGTCCTGCACACTGCCCTGTCCCCGGTCATTACCTCCACGACCGCACCGGACAACGATCGAGCTCAGGCGGCCCACCTACTCGCGCAGCTCCTCGTCCAGACCGGTCAACCAAACCTCGGCCTTCGATTCGCCGACTACGCCCGCCGTGCTCACCGGTTCCTCCACGGCGACGATGCGGATGCCACGCTGTCCGCCACTCACCTTCTTGCCACCGCTCACCGGCACGCTGGCAACGTCGAGGACGCCTACAGGATCTTCCGTCGACTCACCGCCGAGTTGACGGCGCTCGACGGCCGCGATGCGCTGCGGACCCTACGCGCACAAGCGAATCTCGCTGTCGTCCTCCACGCCAAAGGTCAATGCACCCGTGCCCACACGATGCTCGTCGATGCCGTCACGACCCTCCAGCGGGCGCACCCGGACGAGACCCGCGTAGCCGGCCGGATGCTCGCCCACCTCACCGCCATGCAACACGCCTGCGGACAACCTGCGGTTCCGCAAGACCAGAAGACCAACGGCGTCCTCAACGGCGCCGGTCGCCAGGCGCTCGTACCCACGATCACCGGCCACACATGCCGGTCACGCCGATGA
- a CDS encoding trypsin-like serine protease — translation MKLLKRSTIVAVAFAGVLAGTATPAAAIVGGRNATQHDGVVSVQILHPGLGTALCGGELVHPRWIRTAAHCVSQQDVAPTPVAVPGENVTARVGSLDRTTGGQVVTGKRVYLHHQWMWGANYPVEPVSDYALVELTRPVRADLLPTALRQAPVGGPVRAVGWGLTEFPPGPGVTPPALLQERDLTRLPDAACEGGFIGRGDICVSTGPCFGDSGNPLLRKAPGPRLGARPAWVSLGAASREASAEDPCGGPTVYTDATDPQHRIWTYNTIRTRKTQPSVWAPRTLTATTTELMNRLKLDFTQ, via the coding sequence ATGAAACTCCTCAAACGGTCGACCATCGTGGCGGTCGCGTTCGCCGGCGTCCTCGCCGGCACAGCAACCCCCGCCGCCGCCATAGTCGGCGGACGGAACGCCACGCAGCACGACGGCGTGGTCTCCGTCCAGATCCTCCACCCCGGCCTCGGCACCGCGCTCTGCGGCGGCGAACTGGTCCACCCACGGTGGATCCGTACCGCAGCGCACTGCGTCAGCCAACAGGACGTCGCGCCCACCCCGGTCGCGGTGCCCGGGGAGAACGTCACCGCGCGTGTCGGCAGCCTCGACCGCACCACCGGCGGCCAGGTCGTCACCGGCAAGCGCGTCTACCTGCACCACCAGTGGATGTGGGGTGCCAACTACCCCGTCGAGCCGGTCTCCGACTACGCCCTCGTCGAGCTGACCCGTCCGGTACGGGCGGACCTACTGCCGACCGCGCTGCGGCAGGCACCCGTCGGCGGTCCTGTCCGGGCGGTCGGGTGGGGCCTTACCGAGTTCCCGCCTGGGCCGGGCGTGACGCCGCCCGCGCTGCTCCAGGAGCGGGACCTCACCCGGCTGCCCGACGCGGCCTGCGAAGGCGGCTTCATCGGGCGCGGCGACATCTGCGTCAGCACCGGCCCCTGCTTCGGCGACTCCGGCAACCCGCTCCTGCGTAAAGCCCCCGGGCCGAGGCTCGGCGCACGCCCGGCATGGGTGTCGCTCGGTGCCGCCAGCCGGGAGGCCAGTGCGGAGGACCCGTGCGGCGGGCCGACGGTCTACACCGACGCCACGGACCCCCAACACCGCATCTGGACCTACAACACGATCCGCACGCGGAAGACGCAGCCGTCCGTCTGGGCACCGAGGACGCTCACAGCCACGACCACCGAGCTGATGAACCGCCTCAAGCTCGACTTCACCCAGTAA